GGATCATTTCAGGATAACAGCTCTTGGACTCCAGGTTACACAGGAATCAACGTAGCTATCATCCGATTTGCAGACGTATTGTTGATGGCAGCAGAAGCAGAAATCGAGGCAGGAAGCCTGGAGAAAGCCAGAGAATATGTGAACATGGTCAGAGAGCGAGCGAGTAATTCCAAGATCATGAAACTTGATGGTAGTGGTGAAGCTGCAAACTATGAAGTAGGTCTTTACACTTCGCCTTGGACTGATGCAGCTACTGCTAGAATGGCTGTTCGTTTTGAAAGAAAGCTGGAGCTTGGAATGGAAGGACATAGATTCTATGACCTTGTGCGTTGGGGTACAGCTGAATCTGAGTTGAATGCTTATTTGGCATACGACGGAGGGCTTCTTTTGAACGCGCTTGGTGGAGCTACTTATACTGATAAGCATAAGATTCTACCTATTCCTCAGAACCAAATTGACTTGGTAGGTCCAGATATTCTAATACAGAATCCTGGTTTCTAATTCAACCTGAATTTTATAGTAAAAGGGAGGCTTTTTAGTCTCCCTTTTTTTTACACAATTCTGGAATAAAACGGCTTATTTTTTCTTGTATGCCACAAAAATGCTAATTTCAGCATTACCCATTTACCCAATTTATTTATTATGAAGTTTACCCTGCAAGCCTTGTTGGTCCTTTCATTGGTTGCGCTTGTTTCCTGCACAAAAAATGAGACACTTTACGAGCAATTATCACCCTCTTCTACTGGAATTGATTTTAATAATAGTATAATCGAAACAGACGAGTTTAATATTCTCACAGACGAGTATATATTCAATGGAGGAGGAGTAGCAGTGGCAGATTTTGACCAAAATGGTTTGCCTGATTTATTTTTCACAGGAAACCAAGTTCCAAATAAACTCTACCTAAATTCTGGTGACTTTAAGTTTGAGGATGTGACAGATCTAGCAGGCGTAGCAGCTGCAGATCAGTGGTGTACCGGCACAGCAGTGGTAGATATCAATGGTGACGGTTGGATGGATGTCTATGTAGCTTCAGCTATGAAAACCGGTCCTGGTGAGCGAAATAACCTGCTTTTTGTCAATCAGGGAAAAAATGCCAATGGAGAAATCACCTTTAAAGAAATGGCTGCTGAGTATGGAATCGATGATTCTGGTAATGCCATGTGGGCCGCATTTTTAGATTATGACTTAGATGGAGATCTGGATTTATTTGTGCTAAATAATGAGCAAAGCAGGAGTGTCCCCAGTAACTATAGAAAGAAGATCGAGGATGGGTCTGCCATAAACAATGATGCTTTTTATAGAAATAACGGTGACGGCACATTTACTAATGTCACGATAGAAGCAGGGATTACTATAGAAGGATATGGGCTAGGGGTTTTGGTGGCAGATCTCAATAATGATGGCTGGCCGGACATACACGTAAGTAATGATTACGTGACAAATGATATACTTTATATCAATAATCAAGACGGTACTTTTTCGAATCAATCCAGAGAATTTCTCAGGCACCAAAGCCAGTTTTCCATGGGGGCAGATATCGCCGATTTCAACAATGACTCCAAACCAGATATCATCACTTTGGACATGTTAGGGGAGGATAACTACAGAAAGAAAACGACCATTGGTAATAATTCCTATCAAGTCTATCTAAGCAATGAACAATGGGGATATGAATACCAATATGTACGAAATATGCTCCAAATGAATAACGGTAAAAATGTTCCGTTCAGCGAAATAGGAATGATGGCCGGGGTGTATCAGACTGACTGGAGCTGGGCGCCCCTTTTTGGAGATGTGGACAACGATGGTCACCGAGATTTGTTGGTTACCAATGGTTTCCCTAGGGATATTACCGATAAGGATTTTGCAAATTACCGAGCTGATGTAGGGAGCATAGCCACTATCCGACAGCTTCTGGATTCCATTCCTATTGTGAAGATTCCAAATTATGCTTTCAAAAACAATGGGGATTTGACCTTTGCTGATGAGGGCGCAGCCTGGGGATTAAATAAACCTTCTTTTTCTAACGGAGCAGCTTTTGTCGATCTGGATGGAGATGGTGACCTAGATTATGTAGTCAATAATATCAATGATCCGGCTTTTGTCTTTGAAAATAAGCTTAATAACACGGAGAAAAAACATAATTACCTAAGGATAAAACTGCAAGGGACGGCTCAGAATCCGCAGGGACTAGGAGCGAAAGTCAGGTTATCATTGACTGATGGCAAGGAACTTTACCAAGAGCAGCAGGTGGTAAGAGGATACATGTCATCAATAGATGAGGTGATGCATTTTGGATTGGGAGAGCAGGTGTCTGTGGCAAATGTAGAAGTGGTCTGGCCTGATGGAAGAGCAGAAATACGGGAAAATGTAGCAGCTAACCAGCTAATTAGCTTTGAGCATAATGCTGCCAAACCCGGTCCCACCAGCGTAGCTTTGCTATCTGATAAAGAAGTGAATGCTGTTTTTCGGGAAGTGTCAGATCAAAAGGGGTTAAATTATCAGCATGAAGAAGA
This genomic window from Algoriphagus sp. TR-M9 contains:
- a CDS encoding FG-GAP-like repeat-containing protein, with protein sequence MKFTLQALLVLSLVALVSCTKNETLYEQLSPSSTGIDFNNSIIETDEFNILTDEYIFNGGGVAVADFDQNGLPDLFFTGNQVPNKLYLNSGDFKFEDVTDLAGVAAADQWCTGTAVVDINGDGWMDVYVASAMKTGPGERNNLLFVNQGKNANGEITFKEMAAEYGIDDSGNAMWAAFLDYDLDGDLDLFVLNNEQSRSVPSNYRKKIEDGSAINNDAFYRNNGDGTFTNVTIEAGITIEGYGLGVLVADLNNDGWPDIHVSNDYVTNDILYINNQDGTFSNQSREFLRHQSQFSMGADIADFNNDSKPDIITLDMLGEDNYRKKTTIGNNSYQVYLSNEQWGYEYQYVRNMLQMNNGKNVPFSEIGMMAGVYQTDWSWAPLFGDVDNDGHRDLLVTNGFPRDITDKDFANYRADVGSIATIRQLLDSIPIVKIPNYAFKNNGDLTFADEGAAWGLNKPSFSNGAAFVDLDGDGDLDYVVNNINDPAFVFENKLNNTEKKHNYLRIKLQGTAQNPQGLGAKVRLSLTDGKELYQEQQVVRGYMSSIDEVMHFGLGEQVSVANVEVVWPDGRAEIRENVAANQLISFEHNAAKPGPTSVALLSDKEVNAVFREVSDQKGLNYQHEEEDIIDFNVQRVIPHKLSQYGPSLAAGDVNGDGLQDLIVGSAADYAPQLFLQNGLGEFTQRELLPGENQFFEEMGMLLFDLDNDGDLDLYLVSGSSEFKAGSAEYTDRLYLNDGKGNFSLNKDFSGIKASGTTVRGADYDGDGFVDLFVGGRTAIAQFPFPDRSFLLRNVDGVLQDVTDEAAPDLRKVGMVTDAIWSDVDLDGQVDLVVVGELMEITIFKNYDGRFAKLENTGLEQYFGWWNSIIPGDFDQDGDTDFIVGNLGENNYHHPSAERPVKIYAKDFDNNGSIDPITFAYYKDRNGVYNSFPSHFWGDLYGQSTLFRRKFERYKLYALTDEKSLFTESEKQDALILTGNYDKTAFVRNLGGGKFEISRLPTPAQIAPVNGMTTADVNGDGKLDVLMVGNDYGNEIFVGRLDAFIGLVLIGDGAGGFTPMSPAESGFVVPGDAKALVKIFDPKGKPFFVASQNRGKLMTYESKTEQENTQTITPGLEVMAVVLDLGNGKKERIETSLGSGFLSQSGRQITIPHEVQQVELIDYKGNIEVMEMKSMK